One region of Candidatus Omnitrophota bacterium genomic DNA includes:
- a CDS encoding septal ring lytic transglycosylase RlpA family protein — translation MKPNRSRKRFFNKRRIIFLLVCTLCTVFIYSIRTVRGEHCFANTGSSFRSSFQVGIASWYGKRFHGRKTAAGERYNMYGLTAAHPSLPLGSIVKVKNLSNNREVIVRINDRGPYIKGRIIDLSLAAACELRMVRKGITKVEITVLPKNI, via the coding sequence ATGAAGCCAAATAGATCAAGAAAACGTTTTTTCAATAAGAGAAGGATTATTTTTTTATTAGTTTGTACCCTATGCACTGTCTTTATTTACTCGATCAGGACTGTTAGAGGAGAGCATTGCTTTGCAAATACAGGTTCCTCTTTCAGGTCCAGCTTTCAGGTTGGGATAGCATCTTGGTATGGAAAGAGATTCCATGGAAGAAAGACAGCAGCTGGGGAAAGATATAATATGTATGGATTAACGGCTGCACATCCTAGCTTACCCCTGGGCAGTATTGTTAAGGTTAAGAATCTAAGCAATAACAGGGAGGTTATTGTAAGGATAAACGACCGCGGCCCATATATAAAGGGGAGAATAATTGATTTGTCGCTAGCAGCAGCTTGTGAGCTTAGGATGGTAAGAAAAGGCATAACCAAGGTAGAGATAACGGTATTACCCAAGAATATCTAA